From Pseudarthrobacter equi, a single genomic window includes:
- a CDS encoding glycosyltransferase family 2 protein has translation MSEAVPVLDPPDADAGPLADGPGRQSLALGQTLLQAGLITTGQLDRALLRAATEGGLLGRHIILETGLNRRHVYEVLAEQWDAPLVDLVSHPSDDALLERLRFSEVSEPGWLPWRLQDGVLTVATAVKPSEAIRRAAMRATGATDVVFRTTTDWDINHSIQRAFRNHLLYESAERLAEELPDGSARTALNRWQTLLPAVLLGCLLAGLALNALLTTIVLLTAVNVVFLVSIGFKTVASLRQPFDVLHDRSAAKARARELERRGLPAEEAERIPDADLPVYTILIPVFREANIIDKLLSNLGQLDYPRSKLDVLVLLEEDDTETIEAAKRSRPPEYVRILVVPRGEPQTKPRACNYGLTFARGEYVVIYDAEDRPDPGQLRAAIDAFRQDAFERQYLDPDRRPLICVQAALNYFNADQNVLTRLFTIEYTHWFDSMLPGLDRSGIPLPLGGTSNHFDTRLLRLVGAWDPWNVTEDADLGLRAAVEGYRVGVISSTTWEEACSQVPAWIKQRTRWIKGYMVTAAVNTRNTLRYIQRTGVAGAVGFLGLILGTPLAFLAYPLVLGFTIVTYVGYNFVGLVLPQWLLVGGVVSMLFGNAMMIVVSGVATWRRHGWRIAIFALLNPAYWVLHSVAAWRAAWQMLTSPHKWEKTPHGLDEEYHDDGRWSA, from the coding sequence ATGTCCGAGGCAGTACCGGTTCTTGACCCGCCCGACGCCGACGCCGGGCCGCTGGCTGATGGCCCGGGGCGGCAGTCGCTCGCGCTGGGCCAGACCCTGCTCCAGGCCGGCCTGATCACCACCGGCCAGCTGGACCGTGCCCTGCTCCGCGCCGCCACCGAGGGCGGCCTGCTGGGCCGGCACATCATCCTCGAAACCGGGCTGAACCGCCGGCACGTCTACGAGGTCCTGGCCGAGCAGTGGGACGCGCCGCTGGTGGACCTGGTGTCGCACCCGTCGGACGATGCCCTGCTGGAGCGGCTGCGGTTCAGCGAAGTGTCCGAGCCCGGCTGGCTGCCGTGGCGCCTGCAGGACGGGGTGCTGACAGTGGCCACCGCGGTGAAACCCAGCGAGGCGATCCGCCGTGCCGCCATGCGGGCTACCGGCGCCACGGACGTGGTGTTCCGGACCACCACCGACTGGGACATCAACCACTCCATCCAGCGGGCCTTCCGCAACCACCTGCTCTACGAATCCGCCGAACGGCTGGCCGAAGAACTGCCGGACGGCTCGGCCCGGACCGCCCTGAACCGGTGGCAGACCCTGCTGCCCGCCGTGCTGCTTGGCTGCCTGCTGGCCGGGTTGGCACTGAATGCGCTGCTGACCACCATCGTGCTGCTCACCGCCGTCAACGTGGTGTTCCTGGTGAGCATCGGGTTCAAGACCGTGGCCAGCCTGCGGCAGCCGTTCGACGTGCTGCACGACCGGTCCGCGGCGAAAGCCCGTGCCCGTGAACTGGAACGGCGCGGCCTGCCGGCGGAGGAGGCGGAGCGGATCCCGGACGCGGACCTGCCCGTGTACACCATCCTCATCCCGGTGTTCCGCGAGGCCAACATCATCGACAAGCTCCTCAGCAACCTGGGCCAGCTGGACTACCCCCGCTCCAAGCTGGACGTCCTGGTGCTGCTGGAGGAGGACGACACCGAAACCATCGAGGCCGCCAAGCGCTCCCGCCCGCCGGAGTACGTGCGGATCCTGGTGGTGCCCCGCGGCGAACCGCAGACCAAGCCGCGGGCCTGCAACTACGGGCTCACCTTCGCCCGGGGCGAGTACGTGGTGATTTACGACGCCGAGGACCGGCCCGATCCCGGCCAGCTCCGCGCCGCCATCGACGCCTTCCGGCAGGACGCATTCGAGCGGCAGTACCTGGACCCGGACCGGCGGCCGCTGATCTGCGTGCAGGCCGCCCTGAACTACTTCAACGCGGACCAGAACGTCCTCACCCGACTGTTCACGATCGAATACACCCACTGGTTCGATTCCATGCTCCCGGGCCTGGACCGTTCCGGTATCCCGCTGCCTCTGGGCGGCACCTCCAACCACTTCGATACCCGGCTGCTGCGGCTGGTGGGCGCCTGGGACCCGTGGAACGTGACGGAAGATGCGGACCTGGGGCTGCGCGCCGCCGTCGAGGGCTACCGCGTGGGCGTCATCAGCTCCACCACGTGGGAGGAGGCCTGCTCGCAGGTGCCCGCATGGATCAAGCAGCGCACCCGCTGGATCAAGGGCTACATGGTCACCGCGGCCGTGAACACCCGCAACACCCTCCGGTACATCCAGCGCACCGGGGTGGCCGGCGCCGTCGGGTTCCTGGGCCTGATCCTGGGCACCCCGCTGGCGTTCCTGGCCTACCCGCTGGTGCTGGGCTTCACCATCGTCACCTACGTGGGCTACAACTTCGTGGGGCTGGTCCTGCCGCAGTGGCTGCTGGTGGGCGGGGTGGTGTCCATGCTGTTCGGCAACGCCATGATGATCGTGGTGTCCGGGGTGGCCACCTGGCGGCGGCACGGCTGGCGGATCGCCATCTTCGCGCTGCTGAACCCGGCGTACTGGGTGCTGCACTCGGTGGCCGCGTGGCGGGCCGCCTGGCAGATGCTCACCAGCCCGCACAAGTGGGAGAAGACACCGCACGGGCTGGACGAGGAGTATCACGACGACGGGCGGTGGTCCGCGTGA